One window of Ralstonia pickettii DTP0602 genomic DNA carries:
- a CDS encoding deoxyguanosinetriphosphate triphosphohydrolase (dGTPase family type 2 subfamily; presumably hydrolyzes dGTP to deoxyguanosine and triphosphate~K01129: dgt; dGTPase [EC:3.1.5.1]): protein MTDFESHLAPYAARSAQTRGRVHAEPASLSRSEFQRDRDRVIHSTAFRRLEYKTQVFVNHEGDLFRTRLTHSLEVAQIARSIARNLRLNEDLVEAISLAHDLGHTPFGHAGQDALNTCMKNHGGFEHNLQSLLVVDELEERYGGFNGLNLTFETREGILKHCSRVNAAALGELGRRFLEGTQPSLEAQLANLADEIAYNNHDIDDGLRSGLLTLEQLDEVPMWERHRAEVADAFPGINGRRAINETVRRMINTLIVDLIETTSSNIAAVNPRNIDAVRAAGPLVGFSPQIHEEAAALKRFLFRHLYRHYLVMRMSAKAQRIVGDLFQAFMSDPRLLPPQYQAGHGTEQPRLIAHYIAGMTDRYAIREHRRIFAVSEGN, encoded by the coding sequence ATGACCGACTTTGAAAGCCATCTCGCCCCGTACGCCGCCCGCTCCGCGCAGACGCGCGGGCGGGTGCATGCCGAACCCGCGTCGCTGTCGCGCAGCGAATTCCAGCGCGACCGCGACCGGGTCATCCACAGCACGGCGTTCCGGCGGCTCGAGTACAAGACCCAGGTCTTCGTCAACCATGAGGGAGACCTGTTCCGCACCCGCCTGACCCATAGCCTGGAGGTGGCGCAGATCGCCCGCTCGATCGCGCGCAACCTGCGCCTCAACGAAGACCTGGTCGAGGCCATCTCGCTGGCGCACGACCTGGGCCATACGCCCTTTGGCCACGCCGGGCAGGATGCGCTCAACACCTGCATGAAGAATCACGGCGGCTTCGAGCACAACCTGCAGAGCCTGCTGGTGGTGGACGAGCTGGAAGAGCGCTACGGCGGCTTCAACGGGCTGAACCTGACCTTCGAGACGCGCGAGGGCATCCTCAAGCATTGCTCGCGCGTCAATGCCGCGGCGCTGGGCGAGCTGGGCCGGCGCTTCCTGGAAGGCACGCAGCCGTCGCTGGAGGCGCAACTGGCCAACCTGGCCGACGAGATTGCCTACAACAACCACGATATTGATGACGGCCTGCGCTCCGGCCTGCTGACGCTGGAACAGCTCGACGAAGTACCGATGTGGGAGCGCCACCGTGCCGAGGTGGCTGATGCCTTCCCCGGCATCAACGGCCGCCGCGCCATCAACGAGACGGTCCGGCGCATGATCAACACGCTGATCGTCGACCTGATCGAGACCACCAGCAGCAATATCGCCGCGGTCAACCCGCGCAATATCGACGCGGTTCGCGCCGCCGGCCCGCTGGTCGGCTTCAGCCCGCAGATCCACGAGGAAGCCGCGGCGCTCAAGCGCTTCCTGTTCCGGCACCTGTACCGGCACTACCTGGTGATGCGCATGTCGGCCAAGGCGCAGCGCATCGTCGGCGACCTGTTCCAGGCCTTTATGTCCGATCCACGCCTGCTGCCGCCACAGTACCAGGCCGGCCACGGCACCGAGCAGCCGCGGCTGATCGCGCATTACATCGCCGGCATGACCGACCGCTACGCGATCCGCGAGCATCGCCGCATCTTTGCCGTGAGCGAGGGCAACTGA